ACGAACCGTGCGTAGACGAGGTCCGGCAGGAGGAGCGATCCGAGCACGAGCACCGCCGCCGCCCCGCCGACGAGCGCCGTCCACAGCCGCTCGCGTTCGGTCTCCGGGAACGTCATGCGCGAAGGGTGGGACAGACCGCCCTTACTGGTTCCGGTCTGGAACCGGGAGTTCGTGCGTCTCGTACTCGGTGCCGAGGACGACCATCGTCTGCGTCCGCGAGAAGCCGTCGAGCTGGGAGACCTCCTCGAACATCAACTGCCGGAGATCCTCCGTGTTCGCCGCGAACACCCGCATCACGATATCCCACTCGCCCGTCGTCAGGTTGATCTCCTGCACGCCGTCGACGGCCTTCAGGTGCTCCAGCGTCTCGTCCTCGCGACCCTGCTCGACGCGCAGCCCGACGATCGCCGAAATCTCGTACCCGATTGCTTTCGGGTCGACGTCCGCGTGATACCCCCGGATGATCCCCTCCTCCTCCATCCGATTCACGCGGTCGTGGACCGTCGCGCTCGACATCTCGATGCGCCGCGCGATCTCCGAGAACGGCGTCCGCGCGTCCTCCTGTAACGCCCGCAGAATCTCCCGGTCCGTATCGTCGATCTCCATACTCCCCCTCGGTGTTTCGGCCGCTTTACCCTTCTCCCTCGTGCAATCACCGCACTCTCGCGCGACGAACCAGCGGCTCCGTGTTCGACGCGGCGAGTGAGTTGAGTGAAGCGCTCGGGAGAGCTACTTCCTGACGCCGATTCGACCGGCGACGTCGACACTGCCGCCGCATCCCACTCTGCGAGTGAGAGGATTCGAACGACGGTCGCTTGCGCTCCCAACTCGACGCTCGCTACCGCTCGCGTCGACCACGGTCGGAGCAGAGCTCCTCCCTGATGCGAACCCTTCCGTCTCAGTTCGTCGCTTCGCGACAGAACATGCGGGGGAAGGGATTCGAACCCTTGAACTCCTACGAGAGCGGGACTTGAATCCGCCGCCGTTGACCGCTTGGCTACCCCCGCGCGCAGCGTAAATTCGCCTCGGTCGCTTTAAAACGCTGCGTTCCGCTCCGAGAAGCGAACGGGCTTTGACGGTCCGTCCCGTGGAGTGGAGTAGATGCGAGTGACGCAGTTGGGCGACGGTGACCCGGAGCTCGCCATAGTCGGGGGCATCCACGGTGACGAGCCGTGCGGCGTTCGAGCGGTCGAGCGCTTGGCGGCCGAGGACCCCGACGTCGAGCGACCGGTGAAACTCGTCGTCGCGAACGAACGCGCGCTGGAACGCGGCGTCCGGTACACGGACGCCGACTTGAACCGAGCGTTCACGGACGACACGCCCGAGGACGCCTACGAGCGGGGGTTGGCGAAGGAGCTCGCCGCGGAGCTCGCGGGGCTCACGGCGTTCTCGATTCACTCGACGCAGAGCCACGCCGACCCGTTCGCGGTCTCCGACGGCCAAGCGCCGCACGTCCGCGACATCGTGCCGAAGCTCTCCGTCGTCGCGCTCGTCGACACCGCCGGGTTCGAGGCGGGGCGGCTCTTCGCCACCGCGGCGGACATCGTCGAAGTCGAAGCCGGCCTCCAGGGCTCCGAGACCGCTGCGGCGAACGCCTACACGCTGGCCCGCGAGTTCCTCACCGCGACCGGCGCGCTCCCCGGGAACGCCGTCGCGCGGGAACTCCCGGTCTTCGCGATGGGTGACCCGATTCCGAAACCGCCCGCCGACGAGTACGAAGTGTTCGCGGAGAACTTCCAGAAAGTCGAAGCCAGCGAGGTGTTCGCCGCCGCCGACGGGAAATCCATCCGCGCGGACGAGGCGTTCTGGCCCGTCCTCCTCTCCCCGTACGGCTACGAGAACCAGTTCGGCTACAAGGGCTGGCCGAAGACGGACCTCGGTCAGTCCCCCGTCGAGGGCGCGAACTCCACGAGCGTCAACTCCCGGTCGAGCTCGCAGTAGTCGTGCGGCGGCTCCCCGAGTATCTCGTCGATTCGATACGTCTCTCCTTGTTCTGCGCCTAGCGGTTCGCAGTACTCGTGGCTCGGACAGGTGACGTGCGGGCAGGAGCCCGCGAGCTTCCCGGCGCTCCCCGCGTACGCGCCCTTCGACGGGACGTTCGCCGGAATCGACGCCGGTTCGACCTCGACGGCGCGCACGCCGTCGTCGTGCACGCCGCAGTCGAGCGTCTGCCCGCCGTCCCGGACGTCCGTCACCTCGTACCGCACGCCCTCCTCCAGGTTCAGACACTGCTTCCGGTACGGACACCCCTCGCAGGCGGACGCCTCCCCCCGATAGACGAACTCGCCGCCCTCCTCCGCGAGTCGCGTCCCGAGCAACGTAATCATACGCCGAAATTCGGGGGACGAGGGGAAAAACGTCGTGGTGCCCGCGACACGCCGAGCGCCAACCGGGGTGGTGTCCGCGACACGCCGACGCGTCTGGCGAGCCCCGGCAGCGCTGGGCCGAGCGTCAGTCGGTGAGGTCGTCGAGCGCGTCGAAGTAGTCCTCCCGCGGGACTTGGTAGGCGCTCCGGTAGTCGACGTCGCCGGCGGCGAACGCCGACGCGAGCGCGATGGCGGCGTCGACGGCGGCGTCGCGGGAGTCGAAGTCGGCTTCGACCTCGCGCACGCGGACCTCGGGTTCGAGCGTGAGCGAGACGAACCACCGGTCGCTCTCCGCGCCCGGCCCGCGCATCCGCCGCTCCGGCGGGCGCTGACTCACGTAGACCGTCGGCAGGCACGCCGCGGGGTAAGCGTCACCGTCGAAGACGTCCGGCCGGAAGACGAGCACCGCCCGCCCGTCGTCCGCGTCGCTCCACACCACCCAGGACTCCGGGAGCGCGTCCCACGCGTCGCCGTCGCTCATCGCCCGACCGTTCGCCGCCCGCGCGGATAAACGCACAGTTCCGTCCGCGCTAACCACCGCACCGACTCCGGGCCTCGCCGTGCGTCCCTCGTCGACCTCCGCGAGTCGCTCCGTGGGCGCGGCTCCGACCACCTTCGCCACGCGCCCCGAGCATGCTCTCACCCCGAGAGCACTCACGCCCCGCGGAGGCTCACCCCCGACGAACAGACGAAATACGGTGTCTCCCTCGGCGACAACCCCGCGCCGTCGTCGACCCCGACACGCACGCGCTCCCGACCCACCGACGACACAGCCCTCCCGCCCCACACCCTTATAGTGACTTGATTCAAACAGGAACGCATGCTGCCACGACGTGTCACCGACCCCCTCCACGCCGCCGCCCAGCGCAGCAGCCGCTTCCTCGACGACCACTGGCTGGTCCGCTGGTTCGTCATTCCCGTCCTCTTCATGGGCCTCCTCGTCCTCCCCGGCTTCGCCCCCGGCGACAGCCTTCAACTCACCGCCGCCTACCTCGCCCTCGCCGCCCTCTCACTCCTCCTCGCCCTCGCCGTCGAACGCACCGCTATCTACGTCTACGCCCGAGCTACCGGTAGAACGACGTAACCACTACGACTCGGAGAACGATCGAGAATGCTCGGTAGGGGATTTGAACCCCTGTCGCAGGCTCGAAAGGCCCGCATGATTGGCCGGACTACACCAACCGAGCCAACTGCATTCGTATCGAATCGCCGCCGGCTAATAAACCCTATCAATCGGCTACGCCGTGTCTTAGTCTGACACAGAGATATCGATGTGGCCGTGTTCGACGCCGAGGTGGCACGTTCGGCAGAGTAACACGAGATTCGACAGGTCGTGTGCGTCGCCCAAGTCTCTCTCCCGGTCGTTGCGGAACGTTCGAACAGGCACAATGTGGTGCACTTCTAACCGCGTGTCGCTTCCGTCGTGCCCGCACAGTCGACAGACGGCGTCTCTGTCCCTTACGCGTTCTCTGGCGACACTCCATCCGGGTCCGTATCGTCGGCTGTAGCCACCTTTCCAGTTCGGATTCGATTCTCCGCTCGTCGACGCACTCATCCGCTCTCGGGTCCGCTCTGATTTTTCACGTCCACGTAGCCGTTCTGAGATTCGCTCTCTGACAGACGGAGGAATACGCTTTCCCTCGTGTGCTCGGGACATCTTCTTCCGGGTCTCCTCACTGACTTCCCGCCCCTGCATCGACTCCGATATTTTCGCTTTCACGTCGTCGTCGCGTTCGACGCCGTAGAGCCCGTGGTTCTCGCCGTCGACGTCGCGGGTTTCGATGCCGTGTTTCTGCATCCACTTCCGAATCGTGCGGGGTGAGACGCCGCAGGCGTCGGCGAGCGCTCGCTGGGTGCGGCCGGCGTCGTGGTACTGGGTGGTGAGCCAGTCGGCGTCGCGATAGGTGGCGTCGGGGTCAACGTCGCGGTCAGTGTCGACATCGGCGTCGGTATCGACGCCTGAGTCAGCGTCGAGGTCGGTGTCTGGGTCGGAGTCGGCGTCGGACATCGCCGGGCGGGAGTACGACGAGACGGAAGATGGGTCTCTGTGTGTCGGCGTTTGTGTCCGGAGAATTCGGGTTGGAGCGCGTGGTTCGGGGGAAAATACCCCCCGCGTGTGCGCGTGGTTATTGTCCGGTGAAGTCGGGGTCGCGGTCGCCCATGAAGGCGGTGAGCCCCTCCATGAGGTCTTCGGTGTTCATGAGCTGGCCGAAGGCGAGGGCTTCGGCTTCGAGGCCGGCTTCGGTGCTCTCACGGCCGGCGCGGAACGCGCGCTTCGTGTAGCGCTGGGCGACGGGCGGACCCCGCGCGAGGTCGCGGGCGAGCTCCATCGCGGTCTCGGCGAACTCGTCGTTCGGCGTGACGTCGTTCACGAAGCCGTAGTCCGCCATGGTGTCGGCGTCGTAGCGCTCGGCGGTCATGATGATCTCCTTCGCGCGGCCCTCGCCGACGATATGCTTGAGTCGTTGCGTGCCGCCCCAGCCGGGGAGGAGGCCGAGGTTGTGCTCGGGCTGGCCGAACGTGGAGCGCTGGCTGGCGACGCGCATGTCGGCGCAGGCGGCGAGCTCCATACCGCCGCCGAGGCAGTAGCCGTCGATGCCGGCGACGACGGGTTTGTCGGACTCTTCGAGGCGGCCGAACGCCTGCTGTCCGGTGCGGGAGAGTTCGACGGCGTCGAGGGGGTCGGCGCTCCCCGCCATGCTCTGGACGTCCGCGCCCGCGGAGAACGCCTGCTCTCCTGCGCCCGTGATGAGGATGGCGCGGACTTCCTCGTCGGCTTCGAGGACGTCCATCGCGGCTTCGAACTCCTCGAGGAGTTCGGCGGAGATGGTGTTCATTCGGTGGGCGCGGTCGAGCGTGATGTGGCCGACGCGGTCGTCGACGGCGACTTCGAGGTTCGAGTAGCTCTGCTCGGTCTCCGTGCTGACCTCGTGGTGGAAGTTCTCGCCGCCGCTGGCGAGCTGCACGAGTTCGTCCGCGGCCTCGTAGCGCGCCTCGTCCGTCTCGGAGTAGAGGTCGGCGAGCGTCTCGTAGAGGTCGAGCAGGCCGTAGTCGTCGGCCATCCGCGCGGGGCCCTCGGGGAAGCCCGCGCCGAGCATCACGGCTTCGTCGACCTCGTCGGCGCTCGCGACGTCGTTCCCGACGAGCTTCGCCGTCTCGTTCGCCATCACGGCGAGCACGCGCGACTTCACGTCTCCGCGGACGGCGTCCGCGGAGATGTCCGCGCCGCCGTCCTCGTAGTCGTAAAAGCCCTGGCCGGATTTCTTCCCGAGGTCGCCGGCGTCGACTTTCTCGGTGAGGAGCGGGCAGGGCTCGTAGGCGTCTCCGAGCACGGACTGCATGTAGTCGAGGACGTCGTAGGCGACGTCGATGCCGACTTGGTCGGCGAGTTCGAACGCGCCCATCGGCAGGCCGATGTCGTACTTCGTCGTCGAGTCGACTTCGGCGATGGTGGCGTCGCCCTCGTGGACGATCCACGCGGCCTCGTTGAGGAGCGGGACGAGCACGCGGTTCACGATGAAGCCCGGGGAGTCCTTGTGGACGCGGACGGGCGTCTTTCCCATCGCTCGCGCGAGGTCGACGGCGAGGTCGACGGTCTCCTCTAAGGTGTGTGCGCCCTCGATGACCTCGACGAGCTGCATGCGGATGGGCGGATTGAAGAAGTGCATCCC
This sequence is a window from Halocalculus aciditolerans. Protein-coding genes within it:
- a CDS encoding 3-hydroxyacyl-CoA dehydrogenase/enoyl-CoA hydratase family protein, whose amino-acid sequence is MDIDDVDSIAVLGAGSMGHGIAEVAALAGFDVTLRDIKAEFVEHGYEQVEWSLDKLVDNEQLTQDEADAALDRVTPVVDLEEAVSDVEFVIEAVPEKMDIKKNVYRELEQYAPEDAVFATNTSSLSVTELSEVTDRPQQFCGMHFFNPPIRMQLVEVIEGAHTLEETVDLAVDLARAMGKTPVRVHKDSPGFIVNRVLVPLLNEAAWIVHEGDATIAEVDSTTKYDIGLPMGAFELADQVGIDVAYDVLDYMQSVLGDAYEPCPLLTEKVDAGDLGKKSGQGFYDYEDGGADISADAVRGDVKSRVLAVMANETAKLVGNDVASADEVDEAVMLGAGFPEGPARMADDYGLLDLYETLADLYSETDEARYEAADELVQLASGGENFHHEVSTETEQSYSNLEVAVDDRVGHITLDRAHRMNTISAELLEEFEAAMDVLEADEEVRAILITGAGEQAFSAGADVQSMAGSADPLDAVELSRTGQQAFGRLEESDKPVVAGIDGYCLGGGMELAACADMRVASQRSTFGQPEHNLGLLPGWGGTQRLKHIVGEGRAKEIIMTAERYDADTMADYGFVNDVTPNDEFAETAMELARDLARGPPVAQRYTKRAFRAGRESTEAGLEAEALAFGQLMNTEDLMEGLTAFMGDRDPDFTGQ
- a CDS encoding M14 family metallopeptidase, which codes for MRVTQLGDGDPELAIVGGIHGDEPCGVRAVERLAAEDPDVERPVKLVVANERALERGVRYTDADLNRAFTDDTPEDAYERGLAKELAAELAGLTAFSIHSTQSHADPFAVSDGQAPHVRDIVPKLSVVALVDTAGFEAGRLFATAADIVEVEAGLQGSETAAANAYTLAREFLTATGALPGNAVARELPVFAMGDPIPKPPADEYEVFAENFQKVEASEVFAAADGKSIRADEAFWPVLLSPYGYENQFGYKGWPKTDLGQSPVEGANSTSVNSRSSSQ
- a CDS encoding NUMOD3 domain-containing DNA-binding protein; the encoded protein is MSDADSDPDTDLDADSGVDTDADVDTDRDVDPDATYRDADWLTTQYHDAGRTQRALADACGVSPRTIRKWMQKHGIETRDVDGENHGLYGVERDDDVKAKISESMQGREVSEETRKKMSRAHEGKRIPPSVRERISERLRGREKSERTRERMSASTSGESNPNWKGGYSRRYGPGWSVARERVRDRDAVCRLCGHDGSDTRLEVHHIVPVRTFRNDRERDLGDAHDLSNLVLLCRTCHLGVEHGHIDISVSD
- a CDS encoding DUF5820 family protein, which produces MSDGDAWDALPESWVVWSDADDGRAVLVFRPDVFDGDAYPAACLPTVYVSQRPPERRMRGPGAESDRWFVSLTLEPEVRVREVEADFDSRDAAVDAAIALASAFAAGDVDYRSAYQVPREDYFDALDDLTD
- a CDS encoding UPF0179 family protein: MITLLGTRLAEEGGEFVYRGEASACEGCPYRKQCLNLEEGVRYEVTDVRDGGQTLDCGVHDDGVRAVEVEPASIPANVPSKGAYAGSAGKLAGSCPHVTCPSHEYCEPLGAEQGETYRIDEILGEPPHDYCELDRELTLVEFAPSTGD
- a CDS encoding Lrp/AsnC family transcriptional regulator gives rise to the protein MEIDDTDREILRALQEDARTPFSEIARRIEMSSATVHDRVNRMEEEGIIRGYHADVDPKAIGYEISAIVGLRVEQGREDETLEHLKAVDGVQEINLTTGEWDIVMRVFAANTEDLRQLMFEEVSQLDGFSRTQTMVVLGTEYETHELPVPDRNQ